One genomic segment of Rivularia sp. PCC 7116 includes these proteins:
- a CDS encoding Fur family transcriptional regulator has protein sequence MTIYTTASLKAELNERGWRLTPQREVILHIFQELPQGEHLSAEDLYQRLQGDNEGISLSTIYRTLKLMARMGILRELELGEGHKHYELNQPYPHHHHHLICVRCNTTTEFKNDSILKIGLKTSQKDGYHLLDCQLTIHGVCPKCQRALMPL, from the coding sequence ATGACAATTTACACTACTGCTTCGCTCAAGGCAGAACTCAACGAACGAGGTTGGCGTTTAACACCTCAGAGAGAAGTAATTCTACACATTTTTCAGGAGCTTCCTCAAGGGGAGCATCTGAGTGCCGAGGATCTTTATCAAAGGTTGCAAGGCGATAATGAAGGGATAAGTCTTTCGACGATTTATCGCACTTTAAAGTTGATGGCACGTATGGGAATTTTGCGGGAGTTGGAATTAGGGGAGGGTCATAAACATTATGAGCTTAACCAGCCTTATCCCCACCATCACCATCACTTGATTTGTGTTAGGTGCAATACGACTACTGAGTTCAAAAATGACTCAATCTTAAAAATTGGGTTAAAAACTTCTCAAAAAGATGGTTATCACCTTCTTGATTGCCAGTTGACTATTCATGGAGTATGTCCCAAGTGCCAGCGAGCCTTAATGCCGTTATAA